The Parabacteroides sp. AD58 genome includes a window with the following:
- a CDS encoding GDP-L-fucose synthase family protein: MEKNSKIFVAGHRGLVGSAILKNLQDKGYHHFVLRTHAELDLTDQSAVCRFFEEEKPEYVFLAAAHVGGIMANSRYRADFIYQNLMIQNNVIHASFLNKIKKLLFLGSTCIYPREAPQPMTENCLLTSSLEYTNEPYAIAKIAGLKMCESYDLQYGTNFIAVMPTNLYGPNDNFDLETSHVLPAMIRKIHLANCLMQADWAALRKDLDQRPVEGVDGKAESDDIERVLAKYGVFPDRVELWGTGRPLREFLWSEEMADASVYIMEKVDFADLCKGQGPDIRNTHINIGTGVEHTIREVAQMVCRVVGFTGTVNFDASKPDGTLRKLTDVSKLHKLGWHHQVELEEGIDRLYQWYLKNS; this comes from the coding sequence GTGGAGAAGAACAGTAAAATATTCGTAGCTGGGCATCGGGGATTAGTCGGTTCGGCTATTTTAAAGAACTTGCAGGATAAAGGGTATCATCATTTTGTCTTGCGGACACATGCAGAACTGGATTTAACGGATCAAAGTGCTGTTTGTCGTTTTTTTGAGGAAGAAAAGCCTGAATATGTCTTTTTAGCAGCGGCTCATGTAGGCGGTATTATGGCGAACAGTCGTTACCGGGCTGATTTTATCTACCAGAATCTGATGATTCAAAACAATGTAATTCATGCGTCTTTTTTGAACAAAATAAAGAAACTTTTGTTTTTAGGTAGTACGTGTATTTATCCTCGGGAAGCACCACAGCCGATGACTGAGAATTGTCTGTTGACTTCTTCTTTGGAATATACAAATGAGCCTTACGCGATTGCTAAGATAGCGGGGTTGAAGATGTGTGAGAGTTATGATTTGCAGTATGGCACGAATTTTATTGCCGTTATGCCTACAAATTTATATGGGCCTAATGACAATTTTGATCTGGAGACTTCGCATGTCTTGCCTGCTATGATCCGGAAGATTCATCTGGCAAATTGTCTGATGCAAGCTGATTGGGCGGCACTCCGCAAAGACTTGGATCAGCGTCCGGTGGAAGGCGTTGATGGAAAGGCTGAATCGGATGATATCGAAAGAGTCCTGGCAAAATATGGTGTATTTCCCGATCGTGTGGAATTATGGGGTACAGGTCGTCCGCTCCGTGAATTCTTGTGGAGCGAAGAAATGGCGGATGCCTCGGTATATATCATGGAAAAGGTTGACTTTGCCGATTTGTGTAAAGGACAGGGGCCTGATATCCGAAATACACATATAAATATAGGTACAGGTGTTGAACATACAATCCGGGAAGTGGCTCAAATGGTTTGTCGGGTGGTAGGTTTTACGGGTACAGTGAATTTTGATGCATCCAAACCTGATGGAACATTGCGGAAACTGACGGATGTAAGCAAATTGCATAAGTTGGGATGGCATCATCAAGTTGAATTGGAAGAGGGAATAGATCGTTTATATCAGTGGTATCTGAAAAATAGTTGA
- the kbl gene encoding glycine C-acetyltransferase — protein MYGKFKEFLAEELANIQAAGLYKNERIITTPQRADIKVNAGSDVLNFCANNYLGLSDNKRLIEAAKAAMDSHGYGMSSVRFICGTQDLHKQLEAAISDYFKTEDTILYAACFDANGGLFEPLFTEEDAIISDALNHASIIDGVRLCKAKRYRYANADMADLERCLKEAQAQRYRIIATDGVFSMDGNVAPMDKICDLAEKYDALVMVDESHSAGVVGPTGHGVAEKFNCYGRIDIFTGTLGKSFGGAMGGFTTGKKEIIDILRQRSRPYLFSNSVAPAIVGASLEMFKMLKESDALHTKLMENVTYFRDKMLAAGFDIKPTQSAICAVMLYDAKLSQDFAAKMQEEGIYVTGFYYPVVPKGQARIRVQLSAGHEKAHLDKAVAAFIKVGKELGVIK, from the coding sequence ATGTACGGAAAATTTAAGGAATTCTTAGCTGAAGAACTGGCAAACATTCAGGCTGCCGGATTGTACAAAAATGAAAGAATTATAACGACTCCACAGCGTGCCGATATCAAGGTTAATGCAGGTAGTGACGTTTTGAACTTTTGTGCAAACAATTATCTGGGTCTTTCTGACAACAAACGCTTAATCGAAGCTGCCAAAGCAGCCATGGATTCTCATGGTTACGGTATGTCTTCCGTTCGTTTTATCTGTGGTACACAAGATTTACATAAGCAATTGGAAGCTGCTATTTCCGATTACTTCAAAACTGAAGATACAATTTTATACGCTGCATGCTTCGATGCTAATGGAGGTCTTTTCGAACCGTTGTTTACAGAAGAAGATGCTATTATTTCTGATGCGTTGAATCATGCTTCCATCATTGACGGTGTACGTTTATGTAAAGCAAAACGTTATCGTTATGCCAATGCTGATATGGCTGATTTGGAACGTTGCTTAAAAGAAGCACAAGCTCAACGCTACCGTATCATTGCTACAGATGGTGTTTTCTCAATGGATGGAAATGTTGCTCCTATGGACAAAATCTGTGATTTGGCTGAAAAGTACGATGCACTGGTAATGGTAGACGAATCTCACTCTGCAGGTGTAGTTGGTCCGACCGGCCACGGTGTAGCAGAAAAATTCAACTGCTATGGACGTATTGATATCTTCACCGGAACATTAGGCAAATCATTCGGTGGAGCTATGGGTGGTTTTACCACTGGTAAGAAAGAAATTATCGATATACTCCGTCAGCGTTCTCGCCCATATTTGTTCTCTAATTCAGTTGCTCCTGCTATTGTCGGTGCAAGTTTGGAAATGTTCAAGATGCTGAAGGAAAGCGATGCTCTGCATACTAAATTAATGGAAAATGTTACTTACTTCCGCGATAAAATGTTGGCAGCAGGCTTCGATATCAAACCGACTCAATCTGCAATTTGTGCAGTTATGCTGTATGATGCGAAATTATCACAAGACTTTGCTGCTAAAATGCAGGAAGAAGGCATTTATGTAACAGGCTTCTATTATCCAGTTGTTCCAAAAGGACAGGCTCGTATCCGTGTACAATTATCAGCTGGTCACGAAAAAGCTCATTTGGACAAAGCAGTTGCTGCCTTTATTAAAGTTGGCAAAGAATTAGGTGTTATTAAATAA
- a CDS encoding OmpA family protein gives MKVKALLLALLSGFVLNATAQEFKPQVGFSTEKGYKTNFKKNKAGDNWFISIAGGASILLGDQNGKADFGNRLNFAPQFSFGKWFNPYLAFRTQINGGVLHGFEGEEARMQHNKYVAAHVDLLWDVTNFWAPYNEKKVFRLIPWVGFGYAQRFKTTEAVERARTESPTLNAGILTAFRLSKRVDLNVELQGSLLNEQFNRVSMYHLTDGIAQLTAGLTFKLGKTDFEVLEPMDYDLLNDLNNQINALRAENEELSKRPVSCPECKETVTEVVNNVVDNVVFFRLNSSKIDKNQHINIYNTAEYMKANNTPIKVIGYADKKTGKADYNMQLSEKRAKAVAKELTEKYGVDSSRITIEWKGCEEQPYSENSWNRVVIMRADDK, from the coding sequence ATGAAAGTAAAAGCGTTATTATTAGCATTGCTGTCAGGGTTCGTACTGAATGCTACAGCGCAGGAGTTTAAGCCCCAGGTTGGGTTTAGCACAGAAAAAGGTTATAAGACCAATTTCAAGAAGAATAAAGCTGGTGATAACTGGTTTATTTCTATTGCGGGTGGTGCAAGTATTTTGTTGGGTGATCAGAACGGAAAAGCCGACTTCGGTAATCGTTTGAATTTCGCTCCTCAATTCTCATTTGGAAAATGGTTTAATCCGTATTTGGCATTCAGAACACAGATTAATGGTGGTGTTTTGCATGGCTTTGAAGGAGAAGAAGCTCGTATGCAGCATAACAAATATGTAGCAGCTCACGTTGATTTGTTGTGGGATGTTACTAATTTCTGGGCTCCGTACAATGAAAAGAAAGTTTTCCGTTTGATTCCTTGGGTTGGTTTTGGTTATGCACAGCGTTTCAAGACAACAGAAGCTGTTGAACGTGCAAGAACAGAGTCTCCTACTTTGAATGCCGGTATCTTGACAGCTTTCCGTTTGAGCAAACGTGTTGACTTGAATGTTGAATTGCAGGGTTCTTTGTTGAACGAGCAGTTTAACCGTGTAAGCATGTATCACTTGACTGACGGTATTGCTCAGTTGACTGCTGGTCTGACATTCAAATTGGGTAAGACAGACTTCGAGGTTCTTGAACCAATGGATTATGATTTGCTGAATGATCTGAACAATCAGATCAATGCTTTGCGTGCTGAAAATGAAGAACTGAGCAAACGTCCGGTTTCTTGTCCTGAATGCAAGGAAACTGTTACAGAAGTTGTCAATAACGTAGTTGACAATGTTGTATTCTTCCGTTTGAATAGTTCTAAGATTGACAAGAATCAGCATATCAATATCTACAATACTGCTGAGTATATGAAAGCAAACAACACACCGATTAAGGTGATTGGTTATGCCGACAAGAAGACTGGTAAGGCTGATTACAACATGCAGTTGTCAGAAAAACGTGCTAAAGCTGTTGCTAAGGAATTGACTGAGAAATACGGTGTTGATTCTAGCCGTATTACAATCGAATGGAAGGGTTGCGAAGAACAGCCTTATAGCGAAAACAGCTGGAACCGTGTGGTTATTATGCGTGCAGACGATAAATAA
- a CDS encoding DUF1295 domain-containing protein, producing MSIELFHQILIGFSAVGLIVFIALFFVKAGYGMFRTAQWGFSIPNKIGWLLMEAPVFFVMLILWLQSDRSVLSVPFLFFLLFELHYFQRSFVFPFLMKGKSRMPVAIMLMGVVFNLLNGYIQGEWLFFLAPEELYSSAYLCRINCWIGIIVFFLGMGINWHSDYVIRHLRQPGDTRHYLPEKGLYHWVTSGNYFGELLEWTGFALATASPAAWVFVWWTFANLAPRAYAIRQKYREEFGVEAVGKRKCLIPYIF from the coding sequence ATGAGTATAGAATTATTTCACCAGATATTAATCGGTTTTTCAGCTGTTGGATTGATTGTTTTTATTGCCCTGTTTTTTGTGAAAGCGGGTTATGGTATGTTCAGAACAGCGCAATGGGGATTTTCTATTCCGAATAAAATAGGCTGGCTACTGATGGAAGCTCCTGTCTTTTTCGTCATGCTAATCTTGTGGCTTCAGAGTGACCGGTCTGTTTTATCAGTTCCTTTCCTCTTTTTTCTCTTGTTTGAATTGCATTATTTCCAGCGTTCTTTTGTCTTTCCTTTTCTGATGAAGGGAAAGAGCCGGATGCCTGTTGCTATCATGCTGATGGGTGTGGTATTTAATTTGCTGAACGGATATATTCAGGGAGAATGGCTTTTCTTTTTGGCTCCGGAAGAATTGTATTCGTCGGCTTATTTATGCCGGATTAATTGCTGGATAGGAATTATTGTCTTCTTCCTGGGAATGGGAATCAACTGGCATTCTGATTATGTGATCCGCCATTTGCGTCAGCCGGGCGACACCCGGCATTATTTACCGGAGAAAGGGTTGTATCATTGGGTGACATCCGGAAATTACTTCGGTGAATTGTTGGAATGGACCGGATTTGCTTTAGCTACTGCTTCGCCGGCTGCCTGGGTATTTGTCTGGTGGACGTTTGCCAATTTGGCTCCCCGGGCTTATGCCATTCGCCAGAAATACCGTGAAGAATTCGGTGTGGAAGCTGTCGGAAAACGGAAATGTTTAATACCTTATATATTCTAA
- a CDS encoding winged helix-turn-helix domain-containing protein, producing the protein MLKELNPLLHSQLRLAIMSILLSVEEADFVYLKEKTQSTAGNLSVQLDKLCEAGYISIEKSFVGKKTRTACRITPVGHEAMKEYVATLKTYLQGL; encoded by the coding sequence ATGCTGAAAGAGTTGAATCCCTTGTTGCATTCCCAACTTCGATTGGCAATTATGTCGATCCTGTTATCGGTTGAAGAAGCTGATTTTGTTTATCTGAAAGAGAAAACACAATCGACAGCCGGTAATTTGAGTGTGCAGCTTGATAAACTGTGTGAGGCAGGATATATCAGCATAGAAAAGAGTTTTGTTGGGAAAAAGACGCGTACGGCTTGCCGGATTACGCCGGTTGGGCACGAGGCTATGAAAGAATATGTAGCCACTCTGAAAACCTATTTGCAGGGATTGTAA
- the gmd gene encoding GDP-mannose 4,6-dehydratase, translating to MGKVALITGITGQDGAYLAEYLIKKGYVVHGIKRRSSMFNTDRIDHLYQDPHVENRNLVLHYGDLTDSLNLTRIIGEVQPDEIYNLAAMSHVKVSFDTPEYTANADGLGVLRILEAVRLLKLVEKTRIYQASTSELYGLVQEVPQRETTPFYPRSPYAVAKLYGYWITVNYREAYGMHASNGILFNHESPLRGETFVTRKVTRAVSRIALGIQKQVYLGNLDSKRDWGHAKDYVRAMHLILQQDKPDDYVIATGVTTSIRDFVRMAFAEIGAQLEFRGKGVEEVALLSGIDESLFNKVVGESYLTDFKQRIGSVVVGVDPQYFRPTEVDLLIGNAEKAKKKLGWEPVYSLTDLVHDMMVSDIKLMKKESYLREGGYRILNYFE from the coding sequence ATGGGAAAAGTTGCTTTAATTACCGGTATTACCGGACAAGATGGAGCCTATTTGGCTGAATATTTAATAAAGAAGGGATATGTAGTGCATGGTATCAAGCGCCGTTCCTCTATGTTTAACACAGACCGTATTGATCATCTTTACCAAGATCCACATGTGGAAAATCGTAATTTGGTACTACATTATGGCGATTTGACCGACAGCCTGAATCTGACACGAATTATTGGGGAAGTTCAGCCGGACGAAATCTACAATCTGGCAGCGATGAGCCATGTGAAAGTAAGTTTTGATACACCTGAATATACTGCCAATGCTGATGGTTTGGGTGTTCTGCGAATTCTGGAAGCAGTCCGGCTGTTGAAGCTGGTAGAAAAGACGAGAATTTATCAGGCTTCTACTTCCGAGCTATATGGACTGGTGCAAGAGGTTCCGCAACGTGAAACGACACCGTTTTACCCAAGAAGTCCGTATGCGGTCGCTAAATTATATGGATACTGGATTACGGTAAATTATAGAGAGGCTTACGGCATGCATGCGTCGAATGGCATTCTTTTTAATCATGAATCGCCTTTACGCGGCGAAACTTTTGTGACCCGTAAGGTTACGCGGGCCGTTTCTCGTATAGCATTGGGTATTCAGAAGCAAGTGTATTTAGGAAATCTGGATTCAAAGCGAGATTGGGGGCATGCCAAAGATTATGTGCGTGCCATGCATCTTATTTTACAGCAGGACAAGCCGGATGATTATGTGATAGCGACGGGTGTAACAACTTCTATCCGGGATTTTGTAAGAATGGCATTTGCAGAAATTGGAGCCCAACTGGAGTTTCGGGGAAAAGGCGTGGAAGAAGTAGCTTTGTTATCGGGTATTGATGAGTCCTTATTTAATAAGGTAGTAGGAGAATCTTATCTTACGGATTTTAAACAACGTATAGGCAGCGTTGTCGTTGGTGTAGATCCTCAGTATTTCCGACCTACAGAAGTTGATCTTCTGATTGGAAATGCAGAGAAGGCGAAAAAGAAATTAGGTTGGGAGCCTGTATATTCATTAACAGACTTGGTGCATGATATGATGGTCAGTGATATCAAATTGATGAAAAAAGAATCATATTTGCGTGAAGGCGGTTATAGAATATTGAATTATTTTGAATAG
- a CDS encoding nucleotide sugar dehydrogenase encodes MFEALRNKEKKIAIVGLGYVGLPLAMGFADKLSVIGYDINEERLAKLREGIDPNGELASSQLVGKDIEFTSSADKLREASFYIIAVPTPIDQHNEPDLTPLLTATRTVASVLKKGDYVVYESTVYPGCTEEDCVPLLEEISGMVYKQDFKVGYSPERINPGDKVHTLQNTVKIVSGCDDEALSEIRQIYGLIIEAGLHQAPSIRVAEAAKIIENTQRDVNIALMNELSIIFDRMGINTYDVLEAAGTKWNFLHFYPGLVGGHCIGVDPYYLVHKAKELQYHPKMINSGRFVNDSMGRYIAKKIVKKVLGLGKNILHARVLVMGMTFKENVSDIRNSKVVDMVREFIDFGAVVDVVDPYASPAAVKQEYGIELKEQPEGVYDAIVVAVAHKDYLLLDENYFISLSAGKAVLGDIKGIFRHKIKKMEYWSL; translated from the coding sequence ATGTTTGAAGCGTTGAGAAATAAAGAAAAGAAGATAGCGATTGTTGGATTAGGCTATGTCGGACTCCCTTTAGCGATGGGGTTTGCCGATAAACTTTCAGTGATAGGATATGATATCAATGAAGAACGCTTGGCTAAGCTTCGGGAAGGAATCGATCCGAACGGAGAACTGGCATCTTCGCAACTGGTGGGGAAAGATATTGAATTCACTTCTTCCGCGGATAAGTTGCGTGAGGCATCCTTTTATATCATTGCCGTGCCGACGCCGATTGACCAGCATAATGAACCGGACTTGACACCTTTGCTTACGGCAACACGGACGGTTGCCTCGGTGCTGAAGAAAGGAGACTATGTTGTTTATGAGTCGACGGTTTATCCGGGTTGTACCGAAGAAGATTGCGTTCCGCTATTGGAAGAAATATCCGGAATGGTATATAAGCAGGATTTTAAGGTTGGTTATTCTCCGGAGCGGATAAACCCGGGTGATAAAGTACATACCTTACAGAATACAGTGAAAATTGTTTCCGGTTGCGATGATGAGGCTTTATCAGAAATCAGGCAGATATATGGTCTGATTATTGAAGCCGGCCTGCATCAGGCTCCGTCTATTCGGGTAGCTGAGGCCGCCAAGATTATAGAAAATACCCAGCGGGATGTCAATATAGCTTTGATGAATGAGTTGTCAATCATCTTCGATCGGATGGGCATTAATACGTATGATGTATTGGAGGCAGCAGGAACGAAATGGAATTTTCTGCATTTTTATCCAGGGTTGGTAGGCGGCCATTGCATTGGTGTTGATCCGTATTATCTGGTACATAAGGCGAAAGAATTGCAGTATCATCCCAAAATGATCAACTCAGGTCGTTTTGTCAATGATTCCATGGGTCGGTATATAGCCAAGAAAATTGTAAAGAAGGTGTTGGGATTAGGAAAGAATATCCTGCACGCCCGTGTATTGGTGATGGGAATGACTTTTAAGGAGAATGTTTCCGATATACGCAATTCAAAAGTCGTTGATATGGTCCGCGAATTTATCGACTTTGGCGCTGTGGTAGATGTCGTGGATCCCTACGCTTCTCCAGCAGCCGTTAAGCAAGAATACGGCATTGAGCTGAAAGAACAGCCGGAAGGTGTTTACGATGCTATTGTTGTTGCCGTAGCTCATAAAGATTATCTCTTATTGGATGAAAATTATTTTATTTCATTGTCTGCTGGAAAAGCTGTTTTAGGAGATATTAAAGGAATTTTCCGACATAAAATTAAAAAAATGGAATACTGGAGCTTATAA
- the rfbA gene encoding glucose-1-phosphate thymidylyltransferase RfbA: MKGIVLAGGSGTRLYPITKGVSKQLLPIYDKPMVYYPISVLMLAGIREILIISTPQDLPGFRRLLGDGSDYGVRFEYAEQPSPDGLAQAFIIGADFIGEDSVCLVLGDNIFYGQSFSSMLRQAVSVVDQEGKAAVFGYYVNDPERYGVAEFDKDGNVISIEEKPQKPKSNYAVVGLYFYPNKVVEIAKHIKPSARGELEITTVNQEFLQEGKLKVQLLGRGFAWLDTGTHDSLSEASTFIEVIEKRQGLKVACLEEIAYRNGWIEAARLAEIARPMAKNQYGQYLLQLIKEEDCGEEQ; this comes from the coding sequence ATGAAAGGAATAGTTTTAGCAGGAGGATCAGGTACCCGGCTGTACCCAATAACAAAAGGCGTGTCAAAGCAATTGTTGCCCATATATGATAAACCGATGGTGTATTATCCGATATCCGTCTTGATGCTGGCCGGGATACGTGAGATTCTGATTATATCTACTCCGCAGGATTTACCTGGTTTCCGGCGTTTGCTGGGTGATGGGAGTGATTATGGTGTCCGGTTTGAATATGCAGAACAACCTTCGCCCGATGGTCTGGCCCAGGCCTTTATTATCGGAGCAGATTTTATTGGAGAAGATTCTGTCTGTCTGGTTTTAGGTGATAATATATTCTATGGTCAGAGCTTTTCGTCGATGTTGCGTCAGGCTGTTTCGGTGGTTGACCAGGAAGGAAAGGCCGCAGTCTTCGGATATTATGTGAATGATCCGGAAAGATATGGCGTGGCAGAGTTTGATAAAGACGGGAATGTAATCAGCATTGAAGAGAAGCCTCAGAAGCCCAAATCTAACTATGCGGTGGTGGGTCTCTATTTCTATCCGAATAAGGTCGTAGAAATAGCCAAGCATATCAAGCCGTCCGCTCGTGGGGAATTAGAAATAACTACCGTTAATCAGGAGTTTCTGCAAGAAGGTAAGTTAAAAGTACAATTATTGGGCCGTGGTTTTGCCTGGCTGGATACGGGAACGCATGATTCGCTATCGGAAGCTTCTACCTTTATAGAGGTGATAGAGAAGCGACAGGGGCTGAAAGTTGCTTGTCTGGAAGAAATCGCTTATAGAAACGGTTGGATTGAAGCAGCCCGGTTGGCCGAAATTGCCCGACCTATGGCAAAGAACCAGTACGGACAATATTTGCTGCAACTGATAAAAGAAGAGGATTGTGGAGAAGAACAGTAA
- a CDS encoding NAD-dependent epimerase/dehydratase family protein has product MKNILIIGSTGQIGSELTMKLRGIYGGSNVVAGYIPGAEPKGELLESGPSAIVDITNEQQIAETVSRYKVDTIYNLAALLSAVAEAKPQLAWKIGMGGLFNVLEVAREMHCAVFTPSSIGVFGNNTPKDKTPQDTIRNPRTMYGVTKVSGELLSDYYYIRFGVDTRSVRFPGLISYVTPPGGGTTDYAVDIYYSAVRGETFKCPIAAGTFMDMMYMPDGLRAAVEIMEADPTKFVHRNSFNIASMSFDPEIIYNSIKKYLPDFKMEYEVDPLRQSIAESWPNSLDDTCAREEWGWKPEYDLDSMTRDMLTKLKERLVDAKK; this is encoded by the coding sequence ATGAAGAATATATTAATTATTGGTTCAACTGGACAAATTGGTTCAGAACTTACCATGAAGTTGAGAGGTATTTATGGTGGATCAAATGTAGTAGCAGGATATATTCCGGGTGCAGAACCAAAAGGAGAATTATTGGAGTCTGGTCCTTCTGCAATTGTAGATATTACGAATGAACAGCAGATTGCAGAAACGGTTTCTCGTTATAAAGTAGATACAATATATAATTTGGCCGCTTTGTTGTCTGCAGTGGCTGAAGCAAAACCCCAGTTGGCATGGAAGATCGGTATGGGCGGATTATTCAATGTTTTGGAAGTAGCCCGTGAGATGCATTGTGCTGTATTTACTCCAAGTTCAATTGGTGTTTTTGGTAATAATACGCCGAAGGATAAAACTCCACAGGATACTATTCGTAATCCAAGAACGATGTATGGAGTAACCAAGGTCTCTGGAGAGCTGCTGAGCGATTATTATTATATTCGTTTTGGTGTTGATACACGTTCTGTTCGTTTCCCGGGTTTGATTTCATATGTAACACCTCCGGGTGGTGGAACAACTGACTATGCTGTTGATATTTATTATTCTGCAGTAAGAGGAGAAACATTCAAATGCCCGATCGCTGCAGGCACATTTATGGATATGATGTATATGCCGGATGGTTTGCGTGCTGCTGTTGAAATCATGGAAGCTGATCCTACAAAGTTTGTACATCGTAATTCATTCAATATCGCATCCATGAGCTTTGATCCGGAAATCATTTATAATAGTATCAAGAAATATTTGCCGGATTTCAAGATGGAATATGAGGTAGATCCGTTGCGCCAGTCTATTGCTGAATCATGGCCTAACTCATTGGACGATACTTGTGCTCGCGAAGAATGGGGTTGGAAGCCGGAATATGATTTGGATTCTATGACTCGTGATATGCTGACCAAGTTAAAAGAACGTTTGGTTGATGCTAAGAAATAA
- a CDS encoding DNA/RNA non-specific endonuclease, translating to MAKKKNTTSARKKKSSKRNTAVVASLKHLFYTACFFVVILVGVLFVYEKVSDYAADKDWSIGKFTDWIPDIKKNDQAVEQAVSEVKDKIVKPLENQLPKTSESKTNRFPQGAELPVCPKSCTEQVIRHKGYTVSYNSDYRVANWVAYELTSQEAKSNAAERSNKFVRDPMVKGASAENGDYTRTGYDRGHLAPAGDMKWSAQAMRESFYLSNITPQKPGLNRGVWKDLEEQCRMWAADNGELLIATGPVLTPDLKRLGKNRVAIPKKFYKVICMIQDNKYEAVGFIFENKDYGQTSLRSLMVPVDSVEKLTQIDFFASLPDSVESQMEATVNQKAWSY from the coding sequence ATGGCAAAGAAGAAAAACACTACATCAGCCCGGAAGAAAAAGAGCAGCAAGCGGAATACAGCGGTTGTTGCTTCGTTGAAACATCTGTTTTATACAGCCTGTTTCTTTGTGGTCATACTTGTCGGGGTTTTGTTTGTATATGAAAAGGTATCAGATTATGCGGCCGATAAGGACTGGTCGATAGGTAAGTTTACCGATTGGATACCGGATATTAAGAAGAACGATCAGGCGGTAGAACAGGCGGTTTCGGAAGTGAAGGATAAAATCGTCAAACCGCTGGAGAATCAGTTGCCGAAAACATCCGAATCGAAGACGAACCGTTTTCCGCAAGGTGCTGAATTACCGGTATGTCCCAAGTCGTGTACGGAGCAAGTTATCCGGCATAAAGGATATACAGTTTCTTACAATTCTGATTATCGGGTAGCCAATTGGGTGGCTTATGAATTGACAAGTCAGGAAGCCAAAAGCAATGCCGCCGAGCGTTCGAATAAATTTGTGCGTGATCCGATGGTGAAAGGTGCTTCTGCCGAAAATGGAGATTATACCCGTACGGGATATGACCGGGGGCATCTGGCACCGGCAGGAGATATGAAATGGTCGGCACAAGCGATGCGCGAATCGTTTTATCTGAGCAATATTACCCCTCAAAAGCCGGGTCTGAACCGGGGCGTCTGGAAAGATCTGGAAGAACAGTGCCGGATGTGGGCAGCCGATAACGGTGAGCTTCTTATTGCAACGGGACCTGTCTTGACACCAGACCTGAAACGGTTGGGGAAAAACCGGGTTGCCATTCCGAAGAAGTTTTATAAAGTAATTTGTATGATCCAGGACAATAAATACGAGGCTGTCGGGTTTATATTTGAAAACAAGGATTACGGGCAGACCTCTTTGCGCAGTCTGATGGTTCCTGTTGACAGTGTAGAGAAGCTGACACAAATTGACTTCTTTGCTTCTCTGCCGGATTCAGTCGAATCACAGATGGAGGCAACAGTCAATCAAAAAGCGTGGTCGTATTAA